A region from the Halobacillus mangrovi genome encodes:
- a CDS encoding helix-turn-helix domain-containing protein translates to MIDEKEDLTLTFKALSHPIRREILDFLKEGPKTTGFLSEQFENISRYAVMKHLSLLEDAELVIVRREGRIRENYLNAVPLQQIYDRWMNQYQSNIASSMLNLKSKLERENETMEKNSLKHDSFQIEQKITIHAPVAKVFDSLTKDINKWWAYRLCGDDSTLSFDPTLGGKFIETNSDNNAALWGTVNYIEAPYEIRLQGLLGMKGAVNSSYTFKLEGDRDSTTLTLSHDAVGLLDPEWKNAHEGGWEELLGKFLKAYVEEGKKYQEVGE, encoded by the coding sequence ATGATTGATGAAAAGGAGGATTTGACACTAACGTTTAAAGCACTATCCCACCCTATAAGAAGAGAAATTTTAGACTTCTTAAAGGAGGGTCCAAAGACAACTGGCTTTCTAAGTGAACAATTTGAAAACATCAGTCGCTATGCGGTCATGAAACATTTGTCTTTGCTAGAAGATGCTGAACTAGTAATTGTTAGACGTGAAGGTCGAATACGTGAAAACTATCTCAATGCTGTCCCATTGCAGCAGATTTATGATCGTTGGATGAATCAATATCAGTCTAATATAGCCAGCTCAATGCTTAACTTAAAATCTAAACTTGAAAGGGAAAATGAAACGATGGAAAAAAACAGCTTGAAACATGACTCATTTCAAATTGAACAAAAGATAACCATTCATGCACCTGTAGCCAAAGTGTTTGATTCTCTAACAAAGGACATTAATAAATGGTGGGCTTATCGCTTGTGTGGTGACGACTCTACTTTATCTTTTGACCCTACACTAGGCGGAAAATTTATCGAAACTAATTCTGATAATAATGCAGCTTTATGGGGTACAGTTAACTATATTGAAGCTCCATATGAAATTCGTCTGCAAGGTTTGTTAGGAATGAAAGGGGCTGTCAATAGTTCTTATACGTTCAAACTTGAGGGAGATAGGGATTCCACTACCCTGACTTTATCGCACGATGCAGTCGGACTTCTAGATCCGGAATGGAAAAACGCTCACGAAGGAGGATGGGAAGAGCTTCTAGGGAAATTTCTAAAAGCTTATGTAGAAGAAGGGAAAAAATATCAGGAAGTAGGGGAATGA
- a CDS encoding histidine phosphatase family protein — MKLTFIRHGSTQWNKEKRAQGSSDIPLDKEGREDAEKLAERLETEKWDALFSSPLQRAKQTADIISRKVGLHIKFDPRLREAGGGQIEGTTEEERVGKWGENWRSLELGMEKPESVVKRSLSFMEDLAEENAPGVNIIVVSHGGVISYLLRELDPDNIKVEHMKNTSVTEVVLKEGKWVCDRFNCTLHLEK, encoded by the coding sequence ATGAAACTAACATTCATCCGCCACGGAAGCACGCAATGGAACAAAGAAAAAAGGGCGCAAGGCAGCTCAGATATTCCTCTTGACAAGGAAGGCAGGGAAGATGCTGAAAAATTGGCTGAAAGACTGGAAACTGAAAAGTGGGATGCCTTGTTTTCAAGCCCTCTTCAACGGGCAAAACAAACCGCAGATATTATCAGTCGAAAAGTTGGATTGCACATTAAATTTGATCCTCGCTTGCGAGAAGCTGGCGGTGGCCAGATAGAAGGCACGACGGAAGAAGAAAGGGTTGGTAAGTGGGGCGAAAATTGGAGAAGTCTTGAACTCGGTATGGAAAAGCCGGAGAGTGTGGTAAAAAGAAGTCTTTCCTTTATGGAAGACTTGGCAGAAGAGAATGCTCCCGGTGTGAATATTATCGTAGTAAGTCATGGCGGGGTGATCAGTTACCTGCTGAGAGAGTTGGACCCTGATAATATAAAAGTAGAACATATGAAAAATACATCGGTAACAGAAGTCGTGCTTAAAGAAGGTAAGTGGGTTTGCGATCGATTCAATTGTACATTACATTTAGAAAAGTAA
- a CDS encoding VOC family protein: MKHQATPYLTFNGNAKDALDYYKEVFGGDIMGMQTFGEADFETPPQMDDKVMHASYKKDELVFMVSDSFSPDGFKAGNNISLVLELESAEEIQTYYKRLKEKGTVLMELQDTFWGATYAKVKDKYGIIWDLNFTKDQ; this comes from the coding sequence ATGAAACACCAGGCTACCCCTTACTTAACATTTAACGGTAATGCTAAAGATGCTCTTGATTACTATAAGGAAGTATTTGGCGGCGATATCATGGGCATGCAAACATTCGGTGAAGCAGACTTCGAAACTCCGCCGCAAATGGATGATAAAGTTATGCATGCCAGCTATAAAAAAGATGAACTCGTCTTTATGGTTTCAGATTCATTCTCTCCCGATGGTTTTAAAGCTGGTAACAACATTTCTTTAGTTCTAGAGTTAGAAAGTGCTGAGGAGATTCAAACCTACTATAAACGTTTAAAAGAAAAGGGTACTGTATTAATGGAATTACAGGACACTTTCTGGGGAGCAACATATGCGAAGGTTAAAGATAAATACGGAATTATCTGGGATCTGAACTTTACAAAAGACCAATAA
- a CDS encoding flavodoxin family protein → MKILTILGSSRKDGNTEFLTSKAIKNIDHTTIRLSDYHIKPITDLRHSKTGFSPVDDDYEKLLEQFLNHDIIIFSTPIYWFGMSGQMKVFIDRWSQYLRDERYDFKRKLSRQKAYVITTGGTDPKLTGLPLIQQFGHIFDFVGMTFEDYIIGQAVKPGEIQADQSALKKAEEWNEYFKNL, encoded by the coding sequence ATGAAAATCTTAACAATATTAGGCAGCTCTCGAAAAGATGGGAATACAGAATTTTTAACTAGTAAAGCTATAAAAAATATAGATCATACAACAATTCGTCTAAGTGATTACCATATAAAACCGATCACTGATCTACGACACTCTAAGACTGGATTCTCTCCTGTAGATGATGATTACGAGAAGTTGCTAGAGCAGTTTCTAAACCATGACATTATCATCTTTTCCACGCCGATTTATTGGTTTGGCATGTCTGGGCAAATGAAGGTGTTTATAGATCGATGGTCGCAATATTTGCGCGATGAACGCTATGATTTTAAAAGAAAGCTATCACGGCAAAAAGCTTACGTTATAACTACAGGCGGAACCGATCCTAAGCTGACCGGGTTACCTTTGATCCAGCAATTCGGACATATATTTGACTTTGTCGGCATGACATTTGAAGACTATATTATTGGTCAAGCTGTGAAGCCAGGAGAAATTCAAGCAGACCAATCAGCATTAAAGAAAGCAGAAGAATGGAACGAGTATTTTAAAAATTTGTAA
- a CDS encoding LysR family transcriptional regulator, translated as MDLSYFYTFKEVARWGSYTRTGEELGYAQSSVTTQIKKLEEHYRVKLFERVGQRMRLTQSGEELLHYVQQVLELMEEAEGKLSQKSRMRGTVRIGTVESLAAYFITGTVKLFKEKNPDMRIQLESGLCPNLLEGILESHYDLAVVLEEQINHPHLNSIPLRREKMVMVASPNHNLAHQENLDVELLQDETLILTEKDCSYRKALENLMKEIGIQARSIISFTSLEAIKQCVVDELGIAMLPEMTVKQELENGRLIRLDFDSDDFGMMIQLVYHKKKWLSPALQEFVNLMTDK; from the coding sequence ATGGACTTATCATATTTCTACACCTTCAAAGAGGTGGCTAGATGGGGAAGTTACACACGTACTGGGGAAGAGCTCGGCTACGCTCAATCAAGCGTAACGACCCAAATTAAAAAACTAGAAGAACATTATCGCGTGAAATTGTTTGAAAGAGTGGGGCAGAGAATGAGACTGACTCAGTCGGGGGAAGAACTTTTACATTATGTTCAACAGGTTTTAGAGCTAATGGAAGAGGCAGAAGGTAAACTCTCCCAAAAGAGTAGGATGAGAGGAACAGTCAGGATTGGAACGGTTGAATCTCTTGCCGCCTATTTTATAACCGGTACCGTTAAGCTATTTAAAGAAAAGAATCCTGATATGAGAATTCAACTGGAATCAGGTTTGTGTCCGAATCTGCTTGAAGGGATATTAGAAAGTCATTATGATTTAGCAGTAGTCCTTGAAGAACAAATAAATCATCCTCACTTAAATTCCATACCATTAAGACGTGAAAAGATGGTTATGGTTGCTTCGCCTAATCATAATCTTGCGCATCAAGAAAATCTGGATGTAGAGTTGCTGCAAGATGAAACATTAATTTTAACTGAAAAAGATTGCTCCTATCGTAAAGCCCTAGAAAATTTAATGAAAGAAATAGGGATTCAAGCTCGTTCGATCATATCTTTTACGAGTCTTGAAGCAATTAAACAATGTGTGGTGGATGAACTTGGAATAGCTATGCTTCCTGAAATGACGGTGAAGCAGGAATTAGAGAACGGGCGATTGATCCGTCTAGACTTTGATTCTGATGATTTTGGTATGATGATCCAGCTTGTTTATCATAAGAAAAAGTGGCTCTCACCTGCGCTTCAGGAATTTGTTAATTTGATGACAGATAAGTGA
- a CDS encoding aldo/keto reductase yields MDKLTRLGKSDLQVNPIGLGTNAVGGHNIYPNLDEEAGKDVVRTAIDNGINFLDTAFIYGPERSEELVGEVMQEYKREDIILATKGAHQFKGEDIVFNNSPNFLKKSVEDSLQRLRTYYIDLYYIHFPDGKTPKDEAVGALKELKDEGKIRSIGVSNFSLEQLKEANKYGYVDVIQGEYNLFKREAEKEMLPYTAANDISFVPYFPFASGLLAGKYDENTTFDDIRAKNPLFQGEAFKQNLAKVDQLRPIAEKKGVDVPHVVLAWYLNQPSIDAVIPGAKRNRQVVDNLRTLDVDLSDAEISQIDRIFS; encoded by the coding sequence GTGGATAAATTAACACGATTAGGTAAGTCAGATTTGCAGGTCAACCCGATTGGTCTTGGAACTAATGCGGTTGGAGGCCATAATATTTACCCTAACTTAGATGAAGAAGCAGGCAAAGATGTTGTACGTACGGCAATCGACAACGGAATCAATTTTTTAGATACAGCATTTATCTATGGTCCTGAACGGTCGGAGGAACTAGTGGGCGAAGTAATGCAGGAGTACAAACGTGAAGACATTATTCTCGCGACAAAAGGTGCACATCAATTTAAAGGAGAAGACATTGTATTCAATAATTCTCCTAACTTCTTAAAAAAATCGGTAGAGGACAGTCTTCAGCGTCTGAGAACTTATTATATTGACTTGTATTATATTCATTTTCCGGATGGTAAGACTCCAAAGGATGAAGCCGTAGGAGCGTTGAAAGAATTAAAGGATGAAGGAAAGATCCGATCTATTGGCGTTTCTAATTTTTCCCTGGAGCAATTGAAAGAAGCCAACAAATATGGATATGTCGATGTAATTCAAGGTGAATACAATTTATTTAAACGTGAAGCTGAGAAGGAGATGCTTCCCTACACAGCTGCGAATGACATCTCTTTTGTCCCATACTTTCCGTTTGCTTCTGGCTTATTGGCTGGTAAGTACGATGAAAACACCACATTTGATGACATTCGAGCCAAAAACCCTCTCTTTCAAGGAGAAGCATTTAAGCAAAATTTAGCTAAGGTAGATCAATTGAGACCGATTGCAGAGAAAAAAGGCGTGGATGTTCCACATGTTGTTTTGGCCTGGTATTTAAATCAGCCGTCTATTGATGCAGTCATTCCTGGTGCGAAGCGTAATCGTCAAGTAGTCGACAACTTGAGAACCCTGGACGTAGACCTTTCAGATGCTGAGATCTCACAAATCGACCGTATATTTTCATAA
- a CDS encoding nuclease-related domain-containing protein: MIELLVKRLETLVHRLDGNHPSFPLIEKELTLKASGLYGENSLDYHLYFLRKDYDRLNGLHLQRDEYYFQMDCLLISGARLILIEVKHMAGKLIYEHDSHQLVQKGNGVERAYPEPLIQVKRQSFQLKNWLKKWKLPSIPLENYVVFTHPSANLSSDHPHVFRSEYLPFELNHLLENHTWTVWTKQAQQLFHLKCKENHHTLDYIVFEKFNVHKDQLKKGVLCNSCTLKLPVIGRGSQTSINCLLKIAEMPSNCP, translated from the coding sequence ATGATTGAATTGTTAGTAAAAAGGCTAGAAACTCTGGTTCATAGGTTAGATGGAAACCATCCTTCCTTTCCTTTGATAGAAAAAGAATTGACTTTAAAAGCCTCTGGACTATACGGAGAGAATTCACTAGATTACCATCTGTATTTTTTACGAAAAGATTATGATAGGTTAAACGGCTTGCACCTCCAAAGGGACGAGTATTATTTTCAGATGGATTGCTTGTTAATCTCAGGAGCTCGTCTAATCCTCATTGAAGTGAAACATATGGCTGGAAAATTAATTTATGAACATGATTCTCATCAGTTAGTACAAAAAGGTAATGGTGTTGAAAGAGCATACCCTGAGCCTCTTATTCAAGTAAAACGGCAAAGTTTTCAGCTTAAGAATTGGCTTAAAAAATGGAAGTTACCCTCTATTCCATTAGAAAATTATGTAGTCTTTACTCATCCTTCTGCGAATCTTTCTTCCGACCACCCTCATGTGTTCCGCAGCGAATACCTCCCTTTCGAATTAAATCATCTACTTGAAAATCATACTTGGACCGTATGGACAAAACAAGCCCAACAATTATTCCATTTAAAATGTAAGGAAAACCATCATACTCTCGATTATATTGTATTCGAAAAATTTAATGTCCATAAAGATCAATTGAAGAAAGGAGTGTTATGTAACAGTTGTACGTTAAAATTACCTGTAATTGGGAGAGGCAGTCAAACTAGTATCAACTGTCTGCTAAAAATAGCTGAAATGCCATCAAATTGTCCATAG
- a CDS encoding YhfH family protein: MKETKNRQTVTCPQCGSEVKGHTYTYMMECDRCLSKKDE; the protein is encoded by the coding sequence ATGAAAGAAACTAAAAATCGTCAAACAGTTACATGTCCCCAGTGTGGTTCAGAGGTGAAAGGTCATACTTATACTTATATGATGGAATGTGATCGCTGTCTTTCTAAGAAAGACGAATAA
- the aceA gene encoding isocitrate lyase, which produces MNERIEKLREQWQNEERWRGVTRPYEPEDVIRLRGSMDIQYTLAEKGSEKLWKLLNEENYVHALGALTGNQAMQQVKAGLKAIYLSGWQVAADANLSGHMYPDQSLYPANSVPQVVKRINQALQRADQIHHMEGKNDIDWFAPIVADAEAGFGGQLNVFELMKGMIEAGASAVHFEDQLSSEKKCGHLGGKVLLPTQTAVRNLISARFAADVMGVPTIIIARTDANAADLITSDVDDTDAAFITGERTAEGFYKTRAGLDQAIARGLAYAPYADLVWCETSEPNLEEARRFAEAIHEKYPGKLLAYNCSPSFNWKKKLDDETIANFQRELGKMGYKFQFVTLAGFHALNHGMFELARQYKDRGMEAYSELQQAEFASETYGYSATRHQREVGTGYFDEVAQVISGGTSSTTALKGSTETDQFTEEKVTNP; this is translated from the coding sequence GTGAATGAAAGAATTGAAAAGTTGAGAGAGCAGTGGCAAAACGAAGAACGTTGGAGAGGTGTAACCCGGCCGTATGAGCCGGAGGATGTCATCAGACTTCGTGGCTCGATGGATATTCAATATACATTAGCTGAAAAAGGATCAGAAAAACTATGGAAGCTGTTAAACGAAGAAAATTATGTGCACGCTCTAGGGGCATTGACAGGAAACCAGGCGATGCAGCAAGTGAAAGCAGGTTTGAAAGCGATTTATCTCAGTGGCTGGCAAGTTGCTGCTGATGCGAACTTATCCGGTCATATGTATCCTGACCAAAGCCTTTATCCGGCAAACAGTGTGCCTCAAGTCGTCAAACGGATCAATCAGGCCTTGCAGCGAGCTGATCAAATTCACCACATGGAAGGTAAAAATGATATCGATTGGTTTGCACCGATCGTTGCCGATGCTGAAGCTGGATTTGGGGGACAGCTGAATGTATTTGAATTGATGAAAGGAATGATTGAAGCGGGTGCTTCGGCGGTACACTTTGAAGATCAGCTTTCTTCCGAGAAAAAATGCGGTCATCTCGGTGGAAAGGTGCTCTTACCAACACAGACTGCAGTACGTAATTTGATTTCAGCACGGTTTGCTGCAGATGTCATGGGTGTTCCGACAATTATCATTGCACGTACAGACGCAAATGCTGCAGACTTGATTACAAGTGATGTAGACGACACAGATGCTGCTTTTATTACAGGGGAACGAACGGCAGAAGGATTTTACAAAACGAGAGCTGGTTTGGATCAGGCTATTGCGCGCGGGCTTGCTTATGCTCCGTATGCGGACCTGGTATGGTGTGAAACTTCTGAACCAAACCTTGAGGAAGCAAGAAGGTTTGCAGAGGCCATCCATGAGAAATACCCGGGTAAACTACTTGCCTATAACTGCTCTCCATCGTTTAATTGGAAAAAGAAACTCGATGACGAAACCATTGCTAACTTCCAGCGTGAGTTAGGAAAAATGGGCTACAAGTTCCAATTCGTTACACTCGCTGGATTCCATGCCCTTAATCACGGCATGTTCGAATTAGCCAGACAATATAAAGATCGAGGAATGGAAGCTTACTCAGAGTTGCAACAGGCAGAGTTTGCGAGCGAAACATATGGTTATTCTGCTACGCGCCACCAACGAGAGGTAGGGACAGGATATTTTGATGAAGTGGCACAGGTCATTTCAGGAGGAACCTCCTCGACCACCGCATTAAAAGGATCAACTGAGACAGATCAATTCACCGAAGAGAAAGTAACAAATCCATAA
- a CDS encoding TIGR00266 family protein — MNNHEIDYKLYGDDMQFVEVELDPDETVIAEAGSLMMMDDQIRMETIFGDGSEDSGGGLMGKLLGAGKRVITGESLFMTTFTNEGQGKKHVSFASPYPGKIIPMDLSELNGKLICQKDAFLAAAKGVSVGIELQRKLGTGFFGGEGFIMQKLEGDGMSFIHAGGTMHKRVLEPGETLRVDTGCLVAMTGDVDYNIEFVGKVKTALFGGEGLFFATLRGPGTVWVQSLPFSRLASRVFAASPQRGGNDKGEGSIAGGIFDILGGDRR, encoded by the coding sequence ATGAATAATCATGAAATTGATTACAAGTTGTATGGAGACGATATGCAGTTTGTTGAAGTGGAGCTCGATCCAGATGAAACGGTGATTGCTGAAGCGGGCAGTCTGATGATGATGGACGATCAGATTCGGATGGAAACCATTTTTGGTGACGGTTCTGAAGATAGCGGCGGTGGCCTCATGGGGAAATTACTCGGGGCCGGAAAACGTGTCATAACAGGTGAGAGTCTTTTCATGACGACGTTCACGAACGAAGGTCAAGGGAAGAAACACGTCTCCTTCGCTTCTCCTTATCCAGGAAAAATCATCCCTATGGACCTAAGTGAACTAAATGGCAAGCTAATCTGTCAAAAGGATGCTTTTCTTGCTGCGGCAAAAGGAGTCTCTGTCGGGATCGAACTTCAGCGTAAGTTAGGAACAGGTTTTTTTGGCGGGGAAGGGTTCATTATGCAGAAATTAGAGGGCGATGGCATGAGCTTCATCCATGCAGGGGGCACGATGCATAAGCGTGTCCTCGAACCAGGGGAAACCCTGAGGGTAGACACCGGCTGTTTAGTAGCGATGACGGGGGATGTGGATTATAACATAGAATTCGTAGGAAAAGTAAAAACAGCTTTGTTCGGCGGAGAAGGACTATTTTTCGCTACCTTAAGAGGTCCAGGAACGGTTTGGGTTCAATCCTTGCCATTCAGCCGTTTAGCCAGTCGTGTATTTGCGGCTTCCCCGCAACGTGGAGGAAACGATAAAGGGGAAGGCAGCATCGCAGGCGGTATTTTCGACATTCTGGGCGGGGACCGACGCTAA
- the hpaB gene encoding 4-hydroxyphenylacetate 3-monooxygenase, oxygenase component: MPMITGEEYKRRIDAMQTEVWLDGKKVEGAISTHPAFKGVIQTQSELYDMQNERKESMTFLSDTTGERVGMSYLIPKTKTDLENRRKMIQQWASHSGGLMGRSPDYMNTVLASFAASIDILKGKPNCFPERLVQFYEYACQKDLSFTHTFVNPQSNRSKLAYLEEDVTNARIVKRMEEGLVIKGAKLLATQGGMTDEILVFSAPGAKENSHSYCFSIPSDTPGLKFICRESFVNEDSPLSSKFEEMDTIVIFDDVLVPWERVFLHDNICAANDLYIKGKFVPFTLHQIASRQVVKTEFILGVADQIVETINIGEYQHIQSKMSEIVKGLETLKALLQYSEAEAELDPSGVMVPARGPLYVAINQFQELYPRFTEIIQLLGASGLISIPKESNFSTQVGKEIDHYLMGAECRGKERVALFRMAWDLTMSSFGSRQTLYERFFFGDPVRISQTIYQFYDRTSSYKLVEDLVNRKS; this comes from the coding sequence ATGCCGATGATTACAGGTGAAGAGTATAAGAGGCGAATCGATGCCATGCAGACGGAAGTATGGCTGGATGGTAAAAAAGTCGAAGGAGCAATTTCAACTCATCCAGCCTTTAAAGGTGTGATTCAAACGCAATCAGAGCTTTATGACATGCAGAATGAACGGAAGGAAAGTATGACATTTCTTTCAGATACGACAGGGGAGCGGGTAGGTATGTCCTATCTTATCCCTAAAACGAAAACCGATTTAGAAAATCGGCGAAAAATGATCCAGCAATGGGCAAGCCATTCGGGCGGTCTGATGGGGAGAAGTCCTGATTATATGAACACGGTATTAGCTTCCTTTGCGGCTTCTATAGATATTTTGAAAGGAAAACCAAACTGTTTTCCTGAAAGACTGGTTCAATTTTATGAATATGCTTGTCAAAAAGATTTATCGTTTACACATACGTTCGTTAACCCTCAATCCAATCGGTCAAAGCTCGCTTATTTAGAAGAGGACGTTACAAATGCAAGAATAGTAAAACGAATGGAAGAAGGACTTGTAATCAAAGGGGCAAAACTTCTAGCTACCCAGGGTGGAATGACCGATGAAATTCTTGTCTTTTCTGCACCAGGAGCGAAAGAAAACAGCCATTCTTATTGCTTTTCGATCCCAAGCGATACGCCAGGTTTGAAGTTTATCTGCCGAGAGTCATTCGTAAACGAGGATTCCCCCTTGTCATCCAAATTTGAAGAGATGGATACGATTGTCATCTTTGACGATGTCCTTGTTCCGTGGGAACGAGTGTTTCTTCATGATAATATTTGTGCGGCCAATGATTTATATATAAAAGGAAAGTTCGTTCCATTCACCCTTCATCAGATCGCCTCAAGGCAAGTTGTCAAAACGGAGTTTATACTGGGAGTAGCTGATCAAATTGTTGAAACGATCAATATTGGGGAATATCAGCATATTCAAAGTAAAATGTCCGAGATCGTCAAAGGACTAGAAACGTTGAAAGCTTTACTTCAATATTCAGAAGCAGAAGCAGAATTAGATCCTTCGGGTGTAATGGTTCCTGCACGGGGACCGTTATATGTAGCCATCAATCAATTTCAAGAACTCTATCCTAGGTTCACGGAAATCATTCAACTGCTGGGGGCGAGCGGTTTAATATCCATCCCTAAAGAATCAAATTTTTCTACTCAAGTTGGTAAAGAAATTGATCATTACTTGATGGGGGCGGAATGTAGAGGAAAAGAACGAGTGGCTCTTTTCAGAATGGCGTGGGATTTGACGATGAGCTCATTTGGATCACGCCAGACGTTGTATGAGCGCTTTTTCTTTGGTGATCCCGTAAGGATTTCGCAAACAATTTATCAATTTTATGACAGGACCTCTTCCTATAAGCTCGTTGAGGATTTAGTGAACAGAAAAAGCTGA
- the sspL gene encoding small, acid-soluble spore protein L, with product MSKKSNSKKGKVPPTVNPQGLSEDIADQQPDSQLEQKAKKSNTKR from the coding sequence ATGAGTAAGAAAAGCAACTCGAAAAAAGGAAAAGTACCGCCGACTGTTAACCCACAAGGATTATCTGAAGATATAGCAGATCAACAGCCTGATTCGCAATTGGAGCAAAAAGCTAAAAAAAGTAATACAAAACGCTAA
- a CDS encoding YozQ family protein: MSRKSKNNSEEIAGRTYEPEDYNKADEVSKGLATTHEQASDTLTEGTIDGTIDRVDKDGHLISNDGEEISRNKNREKTNGKTK; encoded by the coding sequence TTGAGTAGAAAATCCAAAAATAATTCAGAAGAAATCGCTGGGCGCACCTATGAGCCTGAAGATTATAATAAAGCTGATGAAGTTTCTAAAGGACTTGCCACCACACACGAACAAGCTTCAGATACGTTAACTGAAGGAACGATCGATGGGACAATTGATCGTGTGGATAAAGATGGACATTTAATCAGCAATGATGGGGAAGAGATAAGCAGGAATAAGAATAGAGAGAAAACAAATGGCAAGACGAAATAA
- a CDS encoding alpha/beta-type small acid-soluble spore protein, protein MARRNKLLVPEARQRMDELKAKVSNAQTPEDAKYEVAKEMGIPLKKGYNGQLTTKEAGTIGGHMGGQMVKELIKRAQQELEQKNM, encoded by the coding sequence ATGGCAAGACGAAATAAGCTGCTCGTACCTGAAGCCAGACAAAGAATGGATGAATTAAAGGCAAAGGTAAGTAATGCACAAACGCCTGAAGACGCTAAGTATGAAGTAGCTAAAGAGATGGGCATCCCTTTGAAAAAGGGATATAATGGCCAATTAACGACTAAAGAGGCAGGTACTATCGGAGGACATATGGGCGGACAAATGGTCAAAGAACTAATAAAACGAGCTCAACAGGAATTAGAACAGAAAAATATGTAA
- a CDS encoding flavodoxin: MAKILIGFVSMSGNTEDIADILQSHLEDKGHTIYMEELDEIDPSYLLEYNGAIIGSYTWNDGDLPYEAEDFYDELEEEDLSGIPVCVFGSGDKAYPKFCEAVNTFEEALVYRGATLIQEGLKIELNPDGEDDHENCKLFGDNISNYLTKVKV; the protein is encoded by the coding sequence ATGGCTAAAATTTTGATTGGCTTTGTTAGTATGTCTGGAAATACTGAGGATATAGCTGATATCCTTCAGTCGCATTTGGAAGATAAGGGACACACCATTTATATGGAAGAATTAGATGAGATCGATCCTTCTTATTTACTTGAATATAATGGGGCAATCATAGGTTCTTACACGTGGAACGATGGAGACCTTCCTTATGAAGCTGAAGATTTTTATGACGAATTAGAAGAGGAAGATCTAAGCGGAATTCCTGTTTGTGTGTTCGGTTCAGGAGATAAAGCATATCCTAAATTTTGCGAAGCAGTAAATACATTTGAAGAAGCACTTGTTTACCGTGGAGCGACTCTTATTCAGGAAGGGCTAAAGATAGAATTGAATCCTGATGGAGAAGATGACCACGAGAATTGTAAGTTATTCGGTGATAATATTTCTAACTACCTTACAAAAGTTAAGGTTTAA
- a CDS encoding protein kinase family protein, with protein METIKEWVTHIDFNGDQLVNGPRQLEWIGQGRSAVVFRIEGTNHAVKVFYPRFKDLAEKEADVYRMLSNHDFFPQLIKEGDGFLVLEFVEGLTFYDCLVQGIKITPEMVKQVDKALEFARSKGLNPSDIHLKNMMLTPENEVKIIDVVRFTQEKECTHWPDLKKAYYTYYQKRYFPKKYPKIVIELIIRLYRKHLLPI; from the coding sequence ATGGAGACGATCAAAGAGTGGGTTACACACATTGACTTCAATGGGGACCAGTTGGTAAATGGCCCGAGACAGCTTGAATGGATCGGGCAAGGAAGAAGTGCAGTTGTTTTTAGGATTGAAGGTACAAATCATGCGGTTAAAGTTTTTTATCCCAGGTTTAAAGATTTGGCTGAAAAGGAAGCAGATGTTTATCGCATGTTATCAAACCATGATTTCTTTCCACAGTTGATTAAGGAAGGAGATGGATTCCTTGTCCTTGAATTCGTTGAGGGTCTTACTTTTTACGATTGTTTAGTTCAGGGGATCAAAATTACTCCTGAGATGGTAAAACAGGTTGATAAAGCTCTGGAATTTGCGAGGAGCAAGGGGTTGAATCCTTCAGATATCCACTTGAAAAATATGATGCTTACACCTGAGAATGAAGTGAAAATCATTGATGTGGTTCGGTTTACACAAGAAAAAGAGTGTACCCATTGGCCAGATCTTAAAAAAGCTTATTATACCTACTATCAAAAGCGATATTTCCCTAAAAAGTATCCGAAGATAGTCATCGAGTTAATTATAAGACTATATAGGAAGCATTTATTACCTATTTGA